The following DNA comes from Burkholderiales bacterium.
CGTAAGCGCCACCCCGCGTTCCTTTACCAGCTTCACTGCCTCAAGCTTGAACTCCCGGCTGAATTTCCGTCTTTCCATCGTACACCTCCATAGGTATCATCCTACCTTAACAAGGTGTCCGTGAAACCGGGGGCAGCCCAATGACGATATCGATGTACGAAGCCTCAATACCAGTTTTTATCCGCATGTTAAAAAACCTCGCAGCGATTCTTGCAAAGGGCGCAACCTACGCGGAAGCAAAGAAAATCGAGCCTACAGTCCTGATCAATAGCCGTCTTTACCCCGACATGTTTCCTATGGCGCGGCAAGTTCAAATTGCTTCGGACGCCGCCAAAGGATGTGGAGCGCGTTTGGCAGGGCGGGAGTCGCCAAAGTTTGAGGACAATGAGGCCACCTTTCCCGAGCTTTTAACACGTATCGACAAGACGATCGCTTACCTCGAGACGTTGAAGCCAGAGCAAATTAACGGTTCGGAGGAGAGAACCATTACGTTGCAGATACGTAATAATACGTTGACCTTTTTGGGCATGCCCTTTCTCTTAAATTTCGCGCTGCCTAACTTCTATTTCCACGTTACTACCGCCTATGACATTCTCAGGCACTGTGGCGTCGAGATCGGCAAGCAAGACTTCATCGGAGCGCCTTAGGGACCAGAGATGGATTATTTTTGAAGCGATTAAATTTCACTCCCGGCATTCAGCGTTCCGCAGAAAAAACGCGACCCTAATCCCTTAGAATCCCCCAGGGCGGCTGAGCTCGCTTTGCAAACAGAAAAGAAATCGTCCGGCGGATCGTTGCTGGGGGCTAGAGATAGGACTATAGTACTTTTGGTTCAGTGTTCGGTATGTCCATCTGGGAAAAGTCGGAGCAATTTGGCCGCTTGATACAAACGCAAAACTGAGCGGTTTAGGAACGTGGTTCTGGGGAGGTGGGCATGAAAAAGTTTTTGCTCGCAGCCACTTGTTTTTCAATGCTCCAGACGGCGGCTCTATCCGCCGACCCGGTGGTGACTACGACGTCGGTCATCACGGCAGTTCCCTCCCGTTGGAGTGGTAGCTACATCGGTCTGCACACAGGCTACTCGCGGGGCAGAGATTCCACCAGCACGGTGACAGGATTTCCAGACGGAGGTTTTGTAGGCTTGGCTCCTGCAGTTCCAGCGTCTTATAGCCTTAAAGCAAACGGCTTCATCGGCGGTCTCCAGATTGGGCACAATTCTCGGATCAACAACGTCGTCCTCGGCATCGAAGCTGACATCTCGTATAGCAAGATTTCCGGGACTGCCGCGACGAGCGGAGTTGTCGCCGGCCCCGTTCCTTTCACCTTTAACGAGAGGCAAATGCTCGACTGGTTCGGGACATTGAGAGGCCGTCTCGGCTTCACGCCTCTCGATCGCCTGATGATCTATGGAACCGGTGGTGTTGCCTATGGGCAAGTGAGGGCCTCGACGAATCTGACTTTCCCTGGCCTAAGTTTTATTGGCTCAGACACGAGCACGAGGGTCGGCTGGACAGCCGGCGCGGGCGCAGAATACGCCGTCACCAACAGCCTGACAGCGAAGCTCGAATATCTTTATTACGATCTCGGCGGGGCCACGGTGGTCGGTTATCCGACGCCGCCTATCCCGCCGTTCAACACCCATACGGATTTCCGCTTGGCAGGTCATGTTGTCCGTGCCGGAATGAACTACCAGTTCAATGAAAGCCCGGCCCAGAAAACGGCCAACGCAGCGGGCACAACCAACGACGCTCAGCCGTCGCTTACAGTACCCGAAACCGAGTTCGGTATTCGTTATTGGTATAGTAGTGGCAAGACTGCGCAGGATCTTTACGACACGACCGGGTCAGCGATTGTCTCGCGGCCCACCTACAGTGACCTGACTGCTCATTCCGGAGAATTCTTTTTCCGCGCCAACGACCATTCATCCGGTGCGTTCTTTAAAGGCTATGTCGGCCTCGGGAAAGTTACGAACGGCAATCTAAAGGATGAGGACTTTCCGCCGGGTGTTGTACCGTACTCGGCTACTTCGAGCGATCTGAAGGACGGCAACATTACGTATGCCAGTGCTGATGTCGGCTTCAATTTCCTCAAGCGGCCGAGTTACAGGTTAGGAGCATTTGTCGGCTACCATTATTACCACGAGAAGTTGAATGCCCACGGCTGTACTCAGACTGCCTCCAATCCTGTTATATGTGTTTCCGCAATACCGGACTCGACCCTTGTTATTACGAATGATGGCATCTGGCATTCAGTCCGTCTTGGTCTTGTTGGCGACATAATGCTGGCAGGCGGTCTGAAGCTGACTGCTGATGCCGCTTGGCTACCTTATACGCGACTGGATAGTCATGACACCCACTGGTTGCGGATCGGGACCCCGGGGGGTTTTACCGGTCCCATTCCAGATGACGGCACAGGTCACAGCGGTGTCCAACTTGAGGCCATACTAAGTTATCAGGTTACGCAAATGTTTAGCCTCGGCGTGGGCGGCAGGTACTGGCACGTTGAAACCAAGGGTAATGCACATTTCGAGGACGTAGCCTTCGGTGGCGGTGGTTTACCGCAACCCGTTAATTTCAAGACCGAGCGCTACGGCGGTTTACTGCAAGGAACTTTCAAATTCTAAGAGTGTGACTTGAAAACCGACCGAAATTCAACACGGCGCACCCGAATCGCCATGGAACGATTGTTCGGTCCCCTGAAAAACCTTCGGCGCATTTCCTGGCTACGCAGTTGACCATGTAACACCATTGAAGCGTGGTGGTGCAAATCACCCAGAAAACATGCAATAGAACACTAGGAGTCAGAGACGAATTATTTTTTAAGCGATTAAAGTTTCACTCCCGACATTTAGCGTTCCCGAAAAAATGCAACTCCGACCCTCTAGAATCTTTATGAAAGGACGCTCATGAACGATCAACTCGAAACACTGGAACACGTGAAACGCACGGTCATCGATCTGGTCATCCAGTTCGGGCCGAAAGTGCTAGTCGCGGTCGCAATCGTCGTCGTCGGCATCTTCGCGGGCCGCTGGGCAGGCAGGATCATCGATGGTGGGCTCAGAAAATTCAATCTCGAGCCACTGGTTCGCCAGTTGCTGATGCGGATCGTGCGGATCTTGGTCGTGGGTCTGTTCGCGATCATGGCGCTGCAGAACCTCGGGGTAGAACTGCTGCCTTTGATTGCAGGCCTCGGCGTGGCCGGCGCCGGCATCGCCCTGGCGATGCAGGGCGTGCTTGGCAACATGGTGGCCGGACTGACCATCATCTTTACCAGGCCATTCCGCGTCGGCGACTACATCTCGATCGTCGGCGAAGAAGGCCAGGTTGATAACATCAGTCTCTTCACTACCGTACTCAGCCACGCGGACCTGTCGCAGTTGGTCATCCCCAACCGCAAGATCGTCGGCGAGATCCTGCACAACTACGGAAAGATCCGGCAGCTCGAAGTCATGGTCGGCGTCGCCTACGACACTGACCTGAACAAAGCGCTTTCGACAATCAACGAAGTGCTGCAGAACAACCCGCGGATACTGAAAGAGCCGGTTCCCGCTATCGCGGTCAGCGTGCTTGCCCATTCCTCGATCAACATTGCGGTGAAGCCGTGGGTCAACGTGCCGGATTACGGCCCTGCAGGAGGCGAGATCAAAAAGACGATCGTCGAAACCTTCCGCAGCAGGAACATCGTCATCCCGTTCCCGCAACATGAAGTGCGGATGCTGGGAAGTGCGGCTTGAGTGCAGACGCCTGGGGCTAGGTTTTAAAGAACACTAGGGGTCGGAGACGAGTTATCTTTGAAGCGATTAAAATATCATTCCCGGCATTCAGCATTTCGCAGAAAAATGCGACCCCCGACACCTTATCTACTTCATAACCCGAGCGTAGACACGAGTGCTACAAAAAGAGCCGGGCGGGTCAGCGGCTCGATCAACGATTCCGCAATCCCAGCCGGCGGTTGATCAGCGTATCAACGCTGACCTTGCCCGGACCCGCCATGAGCAGCCAGAAGAAGATGAGAATGTAAACAAACTCATCCAACTCGACGAAGTCATCGAAGCTGCCGACGTTCTTGATGACCACCAGGGCAATGGCGACAACCATGTTGATGATCATCGGGATCGCCGCCAATCGCGTTAGCAACCCAATCATGATCAGCCCACCTGCGACAAACTCCGTCCCCGCTGACAGCGCGGCGCTAAAGGCAGGAAATGGAATCCCCCAGCCGATGAAACGTTCCGTGAAGGCGTCCAGGTTATGCAGCTTGGCCCAGCC
Coding sequences within:
- a CDS encoding DUF1993 family protein — protein: MTISMYEASIPVFIRMLKNLAAILAKGATYAEAKKIEPTVLINSRLYPDMFPMARQVQIASDAAKGCGARLAGRESPKFEDNEATFPELLTRIDKTIAYLETLKPEQINGSEERTITLQIRNNTLTFLGMPFLLNFALPNFYFHVTTAYDILRHCGVEIGKQDFIGAP
- a CDS encoding DoxX family protein, with the translated sequence MRAFVVDRCNALLKFADSLDWLAPLVVRLFFGYFWLETGWAKLHNLDAFTERFIGWGIPFPAFSAALSAGTEFVAGGLIMIGLLTRLAAIPMIINMVVAIALVVIKNVGSFDDFVELDEFVYILIFFWLLMAGPGKVSVDTLINRRLGLRNR
- a CDS encoding outer membrane protein, whose amino-acid sequence is MKKFLLAATCFSMLQTAALSADPVVTTTSVITAVPSRWSGSYIGLHTGYSRGRDSTSTVTGFPDGGFVGLAPAVPASYSLKANGFIGGLQIGHNSRINNVVLGIEADISYSKISGTAATSGVVAGPVPFTFNERQMLDWFGTLRGRLGFTPLDRLMIYGTGGVAYGQVRASTNLTFPGLSFIGSDTSTRVGWTAGAGAEYAVTNSLTAKLEYLYYDLGGATVVGYPTPPIPPFNTHTDFRLAGHVVRAGMNYQFNESPAQKTANAAGTTNDAQPSLTVPETEFGIRYWYSSGKTAQDLYDTTGSAIVSRPTYSDLTAHSGEFFFRANDHSSGAFFKGYVGLGKVTNGNLKDEDFPPGVVPYSATSSDLKDGNITYASADVGFNFLKRPSYRLGAFVGYHYYHEKLNAHGCTQTASNPVICVSAIPDSTLVITNDGIWHSVRLGLVGDIMLAGGLKLTADAAWLPYTRLDSHDTHWLRIGTPGGFTGPIPDDGTGHSGVQLEAILSYQVTQMFSLGVGGRYWHVETKGNAHFEDVAFGGGGLPQPVNFKTERYGGLLQGTFKF
- a CDS encoding mechanosensitive ion channel family protein, translating into MNDQLETLEHVKRTVIDLVIQFGPKVLVAVAIVVVGIFAGRWAGRIIDGGLRKFNLEPLVRQLLMRIVRILVVGLFAIMALQNLGVELLPLIAGLGVAGAGIALAMQGVLGNMVAGLTIIFTRPFRVGDYISIVGEEGQVDNISLFTTVLSHADLSQLVIPNRKIVGEILHNYGKIRQLEVMVGVAYDTDLNKALSTINEVLQNNPRILKEPVPAIAVSVLAHSSINIAVKPWVNVPDYGPAGGEIKKTIVETFRSRNIVIPFPQHEVRMLGSAA